In a genomic window of uncultured Flavobacterium sp.:
- a CDS encoding TonB-dependent receptor translates to MKKIKFAVLLVFLLTSFYNYAQQPPAGKNKVKVTGKVFEKVSKQPLEYATISLMAPNDTKVIAGGITNPKGEFEVAVAPGTYDIKVEFISFKATEIKGKNISGDTNLGVVNLSEDAAQLNEVVVRAEKSTVEIKLDKKVYNVGQDMMVKGGTVSDVLDNVPSVSVDTEGNVSLRGSDNIRILIDGRPSNAINVAEALRQLPADAIDKVEVITNPSARYDAEGGSGIINIILKKGKNQGLNGTFIASTGLPETYGLSGNLNYKTEKLNYFTTLGYNRRTSEGAGLTNTEYLDANGIPKGYLDEDRDTKRTSDGFNGRAGIEWTVAPNTFWTNAINYQKNSGDTRDYITYSNFDAAHAFTGNSYRLNDGVTGSENVEYTSNLIKNFNDKGHKLTADLSISRNTDDSNSTITASPNFNTSLNDQVQKQVQLQADYVLPLGEGSQFEAGYKGSFGDLNNKYVITGIDGKPDPDLSNTLEYKENINAIYTQYGFKVNKFSYLFGLRWEDTNIQVNLLDTNNFNTKKYNNLFPSAFVSYEISDKSNFTASYSKRLTRPRGRFMNPATNYSSNVNIFQGNPDLDPSLTDKFDIGYIKRWDKLTFNTSAYFENTKDVFSFVRTPTGKVVTPDGKVITPTPGQPVEGIPVILSRPINLGREQKFGFEFTLNYTPFKIWRINSNFNFYNVKTTGDNTYTDFNGNTVVQNLDNQANTWFARINSKLTLPYKIDWQLSGTYNGEQKTAQGKNLGQFGMNTAFSKDVLKDKATIAFNISDIFNSRIMKSYTYLENDVTHESQNAYSEMQFRRRQFNLSFTYRFNKAKSDRDKNTAPKNEGNDGGGDYPG, encoded by the coding sequence ATGAAAAAAATCAAATTCGCTGTATTGCTTGTATTCCTTTTGACAAGTTTTTACAACTATGCACAACAACCTCCAGCTGGTAAAAATAAAGTAAAAGTTACCGGAAAAGTTTTCGAAAAAGTAAGTAAACAACCTCTTGAATACGCTACAATTTCGTTAATGGCTCCAAATGACACTAAAGTTATTGCTGGTGGAATCACAAATCCAAAAGGGGAATTTGAGGTTGCTGTTGCTCCGGGAACTTATGATATAAAAGTTGAATTTATTTCGTTTAAAGCAACTGAAATCAAAGGAAAAAACATTTCCGGAGATACTAATTTAGGAGTTGTAAACCTGTCTGAAGATGCCGCACAATTGAATGAAGTTGTCGTTCGTGCCGAAAAATCGACAGTAGAAATAAAATTAGACAAAAAAGTATACAATGTTGGTCAGGACATGATGGTAAAAGGCGGAACTGTAAGTGACGTTCTGGACAATGTACCATCGGTTTCTGTTGATACAGAAGGAAACGTAAGTTTAAGAGGAAGTGATAATATCCGAATCTTAATTGACGGAAGACCTTCAAACGCAATCAATGTTGCCGAAGCTTTACGTCAGCTTCCGGCTGATGCTATTGACAAAGTCGAAGTTATTACCAATCCATCAGCACGTTATGATGCCGAAGGTGGATCTGGAATCATCAATATTATTCTTAAAAAAGGAAAAAATCAAGGTTTAAACGGAACTTTCATTGCCTCAACAGGACTTCCTGAAACGTATGGTTTAAGCGGAAATTTAAATTATAAAACAGAAAAATTAAACTACTTCACAACTCTTGGTTACAACCGCAGAACAAGTGAAGGTGCAGGTTTAACGAACACTGAATATCTTGATGCAAACGGAATTCCAAAAGGATATCTTGACGAAGATCGTGATACTAAAAGAACTTCTGACGGATTTAACGGAAGAGCTGGTATAGAATGGACTGTTGCTCCAAATACTTTCTGGACAAACGCCATTAACTACCAAAAGAATTCTGGCGACACAAGAGATTATATCACTTATAGTAATTTTGACGCAGCACATGCTTTTACAGGTAATTCATACCGATTAAATGATGGTGTTACCGGAAGTGAAAACGTAGAATATACGTCAAACTTAATCAAAAACTTCAACGATAAAGGACACAAACTTACTGCCGATTTATCTATTTCAAGAAATACAGACGATAGTAATAGCACCATTACAGCTTCGCCAAATTTCAATACTTCATTGAATGATCAGGTTCAGAAACAAGTGCAATTACAAGCAGATTATGTATTGCCGTTAGGCGAAGGAAGTCAGTTTGAAGCCGGATATAAAGGAAGTTTTGGCGACCTGAACAACAAATATGTAATAACAGGAATTGACGGTAAACCAGACCCGGATCTTTCAAATACTTTAGAATACAAGGAAAACATAAACGCAATTTACACGCAATACGGTTTCAAAGTAAACAAGTTCTCTTATTTATTTGGGTTGCGTTGGGAAGACACTAACATTCAAGTAAACTTGTTAGATACAAACAATTTCAACACTAAAAAATACAACAATTTATTTCCAAGTGCATTTGTTAGCTATGAAATTTCAGATAAAAGCAACTTTACAGCAAGTTACAGCAAGCGTTTGACAAGACCTAGAGGACGTTTCATGAATCCTGCGACAAACTACTCAAGTAACGTAAATATCTTTCAGGGGAATCCAGACTTAGATCCATCTTTGACAGATAAATTCGACATTGGATACATCAAACGTTGGGATAAATTAACATTTAACACCTCAGCATATTTCGAAAACACAAAAGACGTTTTCAGTTTCGTGAGAACTCCTACAGGTAAAGTTGTAACTCCTGATGGCAAGGTCATAACTCCTACGCCGGGCCAACCAGTAGAAGGAATTCCGGTTATTTTAAGCCGACCAATTAACTTAGGAAGAGAGCAAAAATTTGGTTTTGAGTTTACACTGAATTACACACCATTCAAAATATGGAGAATCAACAGTAACTTCAACTTTTACAACGTAAAAACTACCGGAGATAACACATATACCGATTTTAATGGAAATACAGTAGTTCAAAATCTGGATAACCAAGCTAATACATGGTTTGCGAGAATCAACTCAAAATTAACATTACCATACAAAATAGACTGGCAATTAAGTGGCACTTATAATGGTGAACAAAAAACAGCTCAAGGTAAAAACTTAGGTCAGTTTGGTATGAATACGGCGTTTAGCAAAGATGTTTTAAAAGACAAAGCAACAATAGCTTTCAATATTAGTGACATTTTCAACTCAAGAATCATGAAGTCTTACACTTATCTTGAAAATGATGTGACACACGAAAGCCAAAATGCCTATAGTGAAATGCAATTCCGTAGACGTCAATTCAACTTATCGTTTACATATCGTTTTAACAAAGCCAAAAGCGATCGAGATAAAAATACAGCGCCTAAAAATGAAGGAAATGATGGCGGAGGAGATTATCCAGGATAA
- the fumC gene encoding class II fumarate hydratase — translation MKYRIEKDTMGEVQVPADKYWGAQTERSRNNFKIGPSASMPHEIIEGFAYLKKAAAYANYDLGVLPIEKRDAIAAVCDEILAGQLNDEFPLVIWQTGSGTQSNMNVNEVIANRAQVLKGFNIGEGEQFIKANDDVNKSQSSNDTFPTGMHIAAYKMIVETTIPGVEKLHATLVKKATEFKDVVKIGRTHLMDATPLTLGQEISGYAAQLSFGLKALKNTLAHLSEIALGGTAVGTGLNTPKGYDVKVAEYIAKFTNHPFITAENKFEALAAHDAIVETHGALKQLAVSLNKIANDVRMLASGPRSGIGEIHIPENEPGSSIMPGKVNPTQCEALTMVCAQVIGNDMAIAVGGMQGHYELNVFKPVMAANFLQSARLLGDACISFDEHCAQGIEPNYKRIKELVDNSLMLVTALNTKIGYYKAAEIAQTAHKNGTTLKDEAVRLGYVTHEDFDAWVKPEEMV, via the coding sequence ATGAAATACAGAATAGAGAAAGATACGATGGGAGAAGTTCAGGTTCCAGCCGATAAATATTGGGGAGCACAAACAGAACGTTCCCGAAATAATTTCAAAATCGGACCATCGGCATCAATGCCACACGAAATCATCGAAGGTTTTGCTTATCTTAAAAAAGCTGCCGCTTATGCAAACTATGATTTAGGCGTTTTACCAATCGAAAAACGTGATGCAATCGCAGCCGTTTGCGACGAGATTCTTGCCGGACAATTAAACGACGAATTTCCGCTTGTAATCTGGCAAACCGGTTCAGGAACGCAAAGTAATATGAACGTTAATGAAGTTATTGCCAATCGTGCACAAGTTCTAAAAGGCTTTAATATTGGCGAAGGCGAACAATTTATCAAAGCAAACGATGACGTTAATAAATCACAATCATCAAACGACACTTTCCCAACCGGAATGCATATCGCAGCTTACAAAATGATTGTTGAAACCACAATTCCCGGTGTCGAAAAATTACACGCGACCTTAGTTAAAAAAGCAACAGAATTTAAAGATGTTGTCAAAATTGGACGTACGCATCTTATGGATGCAACACCATTAACATTAGGACAGGAAATTTCTGGATATGCTGCTCAATTATCATTCGGATTAAAAGCGCTTAAAAATACTTTAGCTCACTTATCAGAAATTGCTTTAGGCGGAACCGCAGTAGGAACCGGATTAAATACTCCAAAAGGATACGATGTAAAAGTTGCTGAGTATATTGCGAAATTCACGAATCATCCTTTCATTACAGCCGAGAATAAATTTGAAGCTCTCGCTGCTCACGATGCAATTGTAGAAACACATGGAGCTTTGAAACAACTGGCGGTTTCACTGAATAAAATTGCAAATGATGTGAGAATGTTAGCTTCCGGACCTCGTTCAGGAATTGGCGAAATCCATATTCCGGAAAACGAACCAGGATCATCAATCATGCCCGGAAAAGTAAACCCAACACAATGCGAAGCCTTAACAATGGTTTGTGCACAAGTAATAGGAAACGATATGGCAATTGCCGTTGGCGGAATGCAAGGACATTATGAACTAAATGTCTTCAAACCTGTAATGGCTGCAAACTTTTTACAATCAGCAAGACTTTTAGGCGACGCTTGTATTTCTTTCGACGAGCATTGCGCGCAAGGAATCGAACCAAACTACAAACGAATAAAAGAACTTGTAGACAATTCATTGATGTTAGTTACCGCTCTAAATACAAAAATTGGTTATTATAAAGCCGCCGAAATTGCACAAACAGCACACAAAAACGGAACTACTCTAAAAGACGAAGCCGTTCGTTTGGGTTATGTAACTCACGAAGATTTTGATGCCTGGGTAAAACCCGAGGAAATGGTTTAA